The DNA segment TTAAAAGAGGAAATGGGATGATAACAGCATCTTGATTTTTTAACCATATTTACCTATAATTATTAATATGAAAAAGTTATTAAGGATTAGAGAAGCATCACAAATATTGGGAGTATCTGTTAGTACATTAAGAAGATGGGAAAAAGAAGGAAAACTAAAACCTATTAGAGTTGGAAAAGAGAGAAGATACGATTATGACAAATTAATGGAATTTTTAGGACAAGCATCTGATAATGCAGTTGCAATTTACGGCAGAGTATCGTCAGCAGACCAAAAGAAAGATTTAGAAAGACAAATTGAATTTTTAAGAAAACAAGTAGAAGGAAAATATGAAAAGATTTATGAGATAAAAGATATAGCAAGTGGAATAAAAGAAGGCAGAAAAGGATTATTAAAGTTAATAGAACTTGCAAAATTGAAAAAGATAAAAGCAATATATATAACATATCCGGACAGATTAACACGATTTGGATATCAATATTTTGAAGAATTTTTCAATGCATTAGGAGTTGAGGTTATATCTGTGGATGGAAAAGATATGAAAGAACCGGAAAAAGAATTAGTAAAAGACTTAATAGAGATATTAACTTCATTTGCCGGTAGATTGTATGGATTAAGAGCAAATAAAATAAAGAAAGCAATAGAAGAGTTAAAAAATGAGTAGCATAATCCTATCATACAGTCTAACCCTACCACAAAGCATATATCCACATTTAGATTATCTAATCTCAATAAACAAAAGAAAGATAAACAACTGGATAAATAATCTATGGAACAATGAAACATTAAATAAATTAAAACAATCAGGAAAAGCATTAACTATTCTAAAAAAAGATATAAAAAATGAAGAAAAATGGATACCATCAAGAGTATATAGAAACTCCTTAGAATTAACCGGACAAATACTTCGCTCTCAAATAGAAAGAAAAGAAATATATGAATTTATGGTAAATCATCCCTGCACTATATTTTGGAATGAAAATTATTTAGCAGACCATCTACAAAAATCACCATTATTTATATTAAACATACAAAGACAGATAAAAAAACAATTTAAAAAAGGATATATAGAAAAAGATTATCTTAAAGCA comes from the Venenivibrio stagnispumantis genome and includes:
- a CDS encoding IS607 family transposase codes for the protein MKKLLRIREASQILGVSVSTLRRWEKEGKLKPIRVGKERRYDYDKLMEFLGQASDNAVAIYGRVSSADQKKDLERQIEFLRKQVEGKYEKIYEIKDIASGIKEGRKGLLKLIELAKLKKIKAIYITYPDRLTRFGYQYFEEFFNALGVEVISVDGKDMKEPEKELVKDLIEILTSFAGRLYGLRANKIKKAIEELKNE